TCGCAAGTCTTGAAAGAGTCGCAGACTGCCAGATTATGAGCAATATGGCCAATACCTCCGGCGGCGGTATTTACATCGGAGGCGAACTGGCAGATGCAAACTATCCGCAAATCGTAAACTGTCTTATCGTAAAGAATGAATCCAGACGTGACGGCGGCGGTATATCAACCAACTGGTATGCCACGGCAAAAATCAAAAGCTGTACCATAGCAGACAATAACGTTGTTTCGTCCGACTTTGCCATAGTAAACGGCGGAGGTCTTTATTGCTCGTACGGAAGCATAACAGAGGTAAACGACTCTATTATATGGGGCAATATCGCAAATGAAGGTTCGCAAATTGCTCTCGGAAGCGGCGATCCGGCTCATTCATTGACTGCCAGTTTAAAGATAACTCACAGTGATATCGACTTAATCGGCGGTGCATCTGCTGAGGCCGGCTGTATAATAACAGACTATAACAATATCACAGCAAATCCATTATTCGCAGCAGGTCCTCTCCAGGGCAGCTATTATCTGAGCCAGACTCTTGCCGGCCAGACATATGATAGTAATTGCGTTGACAGAGGCAGCACCCCTGCTTCCGTTCTCGGTACAAAACGTACAACGCGAACGGATCTTGTTGATGATGCCAACGCGCTGGACCTTGGCTATCACTATGACACAGATGTCCATAAGCATACGCTTACTGTTGCGGTACCACCGCTGGTAAACGGCATAATAGGCGGAACCATCGACTCGCCATGGGAGCCCGGAGTTCATGAGGTTTATCATGGTATCGTCGCTGAGCTTCGCGCCGTTACCAACACCAACTATAGAGTTTCGCGATGGATTGTTTATGGCAGTACTGCGGCTGAACCAAATACTGTCTTTGATACACATAGTCGCCAATTCAGCATTTTGATGAACTCCGACAAGAAAGTAGCCGTTGAATTTGAATATTACACACGGCGCAATATCATTGTGCCGGACGAATATGAGACTATACAGGAAGCCGTTGATAATTCCGAAAACGGTGATGTTATTTACGTCATGACAAACACCGATATTTATCCATTCTACACTGTCCCCAACGAGAATGGTATCGATCTGCAGGGCAAGGCAATAACTATACGTTCTGCCGACCCGAATGACCCGAACGTTGTTGCCAACACTGTCATTGATTGCCGGAACAGTGCCCGTGCATTCATCTTCCAGAACAGCGAAGGTTCCGACACTGTTATCAAGGGCCTTACCATAATAAACGGCCGTGCCTCCGGACCAGTCGGCGCTGCGGGCCAAGATGCTGTTGGTAATGGAAAAGGCGGCGCAATGCTCATCGGTCCAAATGCCGCTCCAACAATTTCAAATTGTGTATTCACAAACTGCAAAGTATTTGGTCCTATTGGCGGTAACGGTCAACGCGGACGTGATGGCTACCCTCTCGTCATCGGCTACGCCAACGGCACAGATGGCGGAGACGGCGGCGATGCAATCGGTGCCGGTTATGGCGGTGCAATTTATTGCGATGTCAGCAGCAGCCCAGCCATTAAATTCTGCCAGTTCAATAACAATACGGCTCAAGACGCTATAGCCGGAAGTGGAGGCGATGGCGGCGATGGTTATTATAGCGATACGGATAATAGCTATAAGAGCAATGGCGGTGACGGCGGTAACGGCGGAAATGCCAACGGTGTATGCCGCGGCGGTGCAATATATTGCGAGACACTCTCCAATCCTTCAATCAGCGGTTGTATATTCACTGGAAACACAGCCGTTTCCACAAGTACCGGCGGCGGAGTTGCCGGTTCAGGAGGTGTAGGCACTACTTCCGGGTTGAATGGTATGGCCGGCTCTTCAGTAAGTTCATCTTTCGCCGGTGCCGTTTACTGTGCTGAAAATTCCGTCGTTGACTTTAACGATTGCATATTTAAAGAGAATTCAGTTTTAGATCCTAACAGCAATGCCACTGATGGTGCTGCCGGTGCAATTTACTCCGAGCAAGACAGCGTAATCACAATTGCAAAATCTAAATTCAGCCAGAACACCTCTTTCCGTAACGGCGGAGCTGTTTATGCTGCCAAAAACACTATAACACTTACCGACTGTTCGTTCGGAGGAAATGCCACCGCTTACGACGCGGCCGATGACTCAAATGCTATTCGTGACGGCGGCGCCTTGTATCTCATTGGCAGTCCTGACAGCCCGATAACCGTCAAAATGACCAAATGCGTTATCACAGGCAACTCCGCAAGATGGGGCGGCGGCATATACGCAAAATTCTTCATTGCGGATTTCGATACCTGCTATATAAACAACAATTCGGCTGACAGCGGCGGCGGACTCTATTTGATTACAGGTTATTCCTCTACGATAAACGGCGGAATTATTTCAGGAAATACCGCAACCGGAAAATATGGCAGAGGCGGAGGTTTGGTCGTATCGAACACCTCTGTGCTGATTGCAAATTGCACGATAAGCGACAACACATCGAATTTCTCCGCTGGTGGAATTCTGTTCCAGGGCGTATCTTCTGTTGTTCCATATCCGTCAAAGGTTAATAACTGCCTGTTTAAAAATAACTCGGCGGTCGTTAATGGCGGGGCTATCGTATCCCGACTTGACGCTTCACCGATAATTAACAACTGCACCTTTGACCAGCACAGACTTCCGGCTGACGGCAAGGGAAGTGCCGTATTCTGTGAGTACAATTCGTTCCCGACGATTACTAACTGTATATTTAATAAGTGCCGAAACATCGCGATATACGAAAATATCGGCGGCAGCGTAAATCTGTCAAACTGTCTGTTCTACGATAACAGAAACGGCGATTATTACCGTTACGATCCTGACAGAACAATTTATATGACTTATGACAGTGAAAACCCGCTGGTACCTGATGCTAATGCCCTGACAGAGCTAAATTCAAATACAGGCGGAGGTAACGTCGCAGGCGACCCGCTGTTCGTCACAGGCGACCTTGGCGATTATTATCTGAGTCAAAAAGTTGCCGGACAGGATCACAACTCTCCTGCAATAAACAAAGGAAACGACTTTGCGGCCAATATCCCGGTTCTGCCGAATACAACTATGGCTGATTATACAACAAGAACAGACAGCAATTCGGCGCCTGACGCCAACGATGCGGATTTGGTAGATATCGGCTTCCATTACATCAATACCAAAAACGCCGAAGTCCTCACATTAACGACTCAGGTTATTGGAACTCGCGGCGTAATCAGCCCGGTTGGCACCAACGAGTATTATGAAGGCACTATCGTTCAGCTTACAACAACTGCCGATTTAGGCTGGGAAAGAAGAATTTGGACCGGTACGGACAACGACAGTTCGACTAATGCCACAAACTATGTGGTTATGGTTGTCGATAGATCTGTAACTGTGTCGTTTGAACAGCCGGCAAAACTCTACGTACCAACCCAGTATCCATCTCTGCAGCATGCAATTGACGCCGCTAAGGGCGGCGATAAGATTATCCTCGCTAAGGGTACTTATCAAGGGAACGACAATAATTTAGACATGTCGGTAATTTATATAAACGGCAAAAATGTCATAATTGCCGGCAGCAAGCCGGACGACCCGTGTACCGTGGCTCAAACTATATTGTCAGGCAACGGTTTTACCATTACTAATACTGACCGGACAATGGTGTTTGACGGAATTACCATTCAGGATGCTCATTATTACGCAGGCACTGTTGATTGTTCTGCGGAATGGGCTCATAGTGAAAATGGTGACGGATACAATGGATACAATATCCTTGGCGGTGCGATGAGATTGTATAACGCGTCACCAACAATCCGCAATTGCCGATTCGTCAGATGCTCGGCCACAGGCAGCAATGGCTGTGAAGGCTCAACTGAATGGGGCGACGGCGGATGGGCAGGTTACGCACATGGCGGCGCAATAGGAATTGATCCTACAAGTAATCCGCTTGTCAAAAACTGCGATTTTATTGATTGCTATGTCCAGAGCGGCAGCGGAGGCGATGGCGCTACCAGAGGTCATGGCGGAAACTGGGGCGACTCCAACTCCGTCAGATGGGACTTCGGCCCGTACCAGTCACCTTCGTATTATAGCGGTAAAGGCGGCGCAATTTACTGCGGCAGCGGCAGTAAACCAGAATTCGAAAACTGTTTCTTCCAGGGCAATACTGCTCTCAGCGGCACAAGCGGCTCAAGCAATATTGACGGCTGGCCTAATTATCATTACGCCATCGACTCCTTTGGCGGAGCTGTTTATATAGCCAGCGAAAGCGAGCCGAAATTTACCGGCTGTATCTTCATCAGCAACGAGGCCGACACACGTAATCAGATTGGCGATGCCAACAGAACCTATGATGATGATTTCGTCCTGTTTAATCCAATAGTCAGCTACGGCGGAGCCGTTTGTGCTGAAGGCAGTTCAATACCGGTATTTAAGTATTGCACATTTACCGACAACATTGCCTGTGCCGGCGGTGCTATGTATTGGGAAAACTCTGTCGCCCACATAAGCAAATGCAACTTTGAAGGCTCAACCGCAATGTTTGGCGGCGGCATACTGCTTTTAGACAGCGATTCGATTATCTTTAATTGTAATTTCGTTAACAATCATGCCGTTGACCCCGCAGGTCAGGGCGGCGCAATTTACAGTGCATCAAGTGCGTCAAAATTCTATGACTGCCAGATTATGAATAATACGGCCTCCGAATCCGGCGGCGGTGCCTACTTCAGCGGCGAATTCGAGCCGAATATGCACAACTGTCTGATTACTTCCAATACTGCCGGCCGTGACGGTGCCGGTATATCAGCCAACTGGGATACCGAGCTTACTCTTTCAAACTGCACAATCGCAAACAACCTTGTCGTGGATAATAATTCCACTATCGTAGGCTTTGGCGGAGGTTTGAGCTGTGCTTATGATGCTTACGCCAGGGTTATTAACAGTATCCTCTGGTACAACAGAGCTGAATATGGTTCAGAAATATCCATTGGAAGCAACTTTGATGCCGCAGATAAGAGAAAAGCGAAGGTCAGCGTTTACTACAGTGACGTACAGGGTGGCGCAGCAGATGTATTTGCTGACTACGCAAACGGCTGTATACTCGACTGGAATGACATATCCAATTTCAGCGGCACAAACCTGACAAATCCGTGGTTTATTAGCGGCCCGTTTGGCGGCAATTACTACCTCAGCCAGCTTGACGCCAATGATGCCAACTACTCAAACCCGAAGGACAGCAACTGCGTCGATGCCGGTCTCGACACTGCTATAGCCAATGATATGTACAGACACACTACCAGAACAGACCATGTTATTGATATCGCAGATTCGAATGTAGATATGGGTTATCATTACACTCTGACCGCTGACATAGTCGGTGATTTTGACTTTGACGGCGATGTGGATTTCGATGACTTAGCCGCGTTTATGGAATACTGGATGCACAGCAATTGCAGCTTCCCGTATTTCTGCCATGATCGCGATATAACTGAAGACGGCGAAGTTGACTTCATAGATTACGCCCTCTTTACGGAAAACTACGGTGATGTAGAAAAAATTCCGCCAAAACCAGACCCGATGACATGGGCAGCAAGACCGAGTTCTGCGGGAGCA
The sequence above is drawn from the Phycisphaerae bacterium genome and encodes:
- a CDS encoding right-handed parallel beta-helix repeat-containing protein translates to MANTSGGGIYIGGELADANYPQIVNCLIVKNESRRDGGGISTNWYATAKIKSCTIADNNVVSSDFAIVNGGGLYCSYGSITEVNDSIIWGNIANEGSQIALGSGDPAHSLTASLKITHSDIDLIGGASAEAGCIITDYNNITANPLFAAGPLQGSYYLSQTLAGQTYDSNCVDRGSTPASVLGTKRTTRTDLVDDANALDLGYHYDTDVHKHTLTVAVPPLVNGIIGGTIDSPWEPGVHEVYHGIVAELRAVTNTNYRVSRWIVYGSTAAEPNTVFDTHSRQFSILMNSDKKVAVEFEYYTRRNIIVPDEYETIQEAVDNSENGDVIYVMTNTDIYPFYTVPNENGIDLQGKAITIRSADPNDPNVVANTVIDCRNSARAFIFQNSEGSDTVIKGLTIINGRASGPVGAAGQDAVGNGKGGAMLIGPNAAPTISNCVFTNCKVFGPIGGNGQRGRDGYPLVIGYANGTDGGDGGDAIGAGYGGAIYCDVSSSPAIKFCQFNNNTAQDAIAGSGGDGGDGYYSDTDNSYKSNGGDGGNGGNANGVCRGGAIYCETLSNPSISGCIFTGNTAVSTSTGGGVAGSGGVGTTSGLNGMAGSSVSSSFAGAVYCAENSVVDFNDCIFKENSVLDPNSNATDGAAGAIYSEQDSVITIAKSKFSQNTSFRNGGAVYAAKNTITLTDCSFGGNATAYDAADDSNAIRDGGALYLIGSPDSPITVKMTKCVITGNSARWGGGIYAKFFIADFDTCYINNNSADSGGGLYLITGYSSTINGGIISGNTATGKYGRGGGLVVSNTSVLIANCTISDNTSNFSAGGILFQGVSSVVPYPSKVNNCLFKNNSAVVNGGAIVSRLDASPIINNCTFDQHRLPADGKGSAVFCEYNSFPTITNCIFNKCRNIAIYENIGGSVNLSNCLFYDNRNGDYYRYDPDRTIYMTYDSENPLVPDANALTELNSNTGGGNVAGDPLFVTGDLGDYYLSQKVAGQDHNSPAINKGNDFAANIPVLPNTTMADYTTRTDSNSAPDANDADLVDIGFHYINTKNAEVLTLTTQVIGTRGVISPVGTNEYYEGTIVQLTTTADLGWERRIWTGTDNDSSTNATNYVVMVVDRSVTVSFEQPAKLYVPTQYPSLQHAIDAAKGGDKIILAKGTYQGNDNNLDMSVIYINGKNVIIAGSKPDDPCTVAQTILSGNGFTITNTDRTMVFDGITIQDAHYYAGTVDCSAEWAHSENGDGYNGYNILGGAMRLYNASPTIRNCRFVRCSATGSNGCEGSTEWGDGGWAGYAHGGAIGIDPTSNPLVKNCDFIDCYVQSGSGGDGATRGHGGNWGDSNSVRWDFGPYQSPSYYSGKGGAIYCGSGSKPEFENCFFQGNTALSGTSGSSNIDGWPNYHYAIDSFGGAVYIASESEPKFTGCIFISNEADTRNQIGDANRTYDDDFVLFNPIVSYGGAVCAEGSSIPVFKYCTFTDNIACAGGAMYWENSVAHISKCNFEGSTAMFGGGILLLDSDSIIFNCNFVNNHAVDPAGQGGAIYSASSASKFYDCQIMNNTASESGGGAYFSGEFEPNMHNCLITSNTAGRDGAGISANWDTELTLSNCTIANNLVVDNNSTIVGFGGGLSCAYDAYARVINSILWYNRAEYGSEISIGSNFDAADKRKAKVSVYYSDVQGGAADVFADYANGCILDWNDISNFSGTNLTNPWFISGPFGGNYYLSQLDANDANYSNPKDSNCVDAGLDTAIANDMYRHTTRTDHVIDIADSNVDMGYHYTLTADIVGDFDFDGDVDFDDLAAFMEYWMHSNCSFPYFCHDRDITEDGEVDFIDYALFTENYGDVEKIPPKPDPMTWAARPSSAGATSITMTATTARDNSGSTVQYYFDCVSGGNCSPTNNNNDRDWDPCSVYTNDSLTNNVQYGYRVKARDARLNETGWSVIGYAITGEDTTPPNPDPMIWATVPSATSPNSIRMVAADACDTSGVEYYFDCVSPGCHDCNNNNWQSSIVYEDSGLDPNTTYTYRVKARDKSSAQNETQYSIPMSATTLAAGQEPNETEDVNAPLPDPSEWLNPPSWYQSGSYYYHTMTAVTATDASQVFYYFECVTNSDLSSDWQESPTYTTTKMTAVSHAGYRVWTMDIFGNLSASSRIYHTYCGYTFPCQ